From Acropora muricata isolate sample 2 chromosome 14, ASM3666990v1, whole genome shotgun sequence, one genomic window encodes:
- the LOC136897884 gene encoding uncharacterized protein, whose amino-acid sequence MLWVSMDPMVGIVMTSVGNVILCELSKLLFYVWKAVCQRFFRFRFQAYQLLTPFFHGGTSGLRLKQALTVVNAAKGTDNLCQNVIPYVIREQLEAFSSANKDGTLKISERSVINSCSSNILHLSGTQFKELLQQLIQPQRTKIFDDIVPLLNLTDEKTKKNVSQRILKLVLKAERESPGKKRAMNEGKSQRMNKKQKLEIRNFNHELEDFKVKNKSDINFSPNNYCSDDIASGLNGRSESCNVKCHSKTKLIPAVESENKPYRRIRRKERPKEQEISYCSKNNSDESNEDFTVDDNDKIDVDDHDCDDYDD is encoded by the exons ATGTTATGG GTGTCGATGGATCCTATGGTAGGAATTGTCATGACAAGTGTTGGAAATGTAATTCTCTGTGAG CTATCAAAGCTGTTGTTTTATGTATGGAAAGCGGTGTGTCAG cGGTTCTTCCGGTTCCGGTTTCAAGCTTACCAACTTCTTActcctttttttcatggtgGTACTTCCGGTTTGCGGTTGAAGCAGGCCTTAACAG TGGTGAATGCGGCCAAAGGAACCGACAATCTCTGCCAGAACGTCATTCCGTATGTCATTCGCGAACAGCTTGAAGCGTTTTCAAGCGCAAACAAAGATGGAACTTTAAA GATATCAGAGCGAAGTGTAATAAATTCGTGTTCTAGTAAT ATTCTTCATTTGAGTGGGACTCAATTCAAAGAACTCTTGCAACAGCTCATTCAGCCACAAAGAACCAAAATATTTGATGACATTGTTCCTCTCTTAAATCTAACAGAtgagaaaacgaaaaagaatgTCAGCCAGAGGATTTTGAAACTTGTGTTGAAAGCAGAGAGGGAGAGTCCAGGGAAAAAACGGGCAATGAATGAAGGGAAATCACAACGGatgaacaagaaacaaaaacttgaaatcagAAATTTTAATCATGAATTGGAAGACttcaaagttaaaaacaaatctGATATAAATTTTTCACCAAACAATTACTGTAGTGATGACATTGCATCAGGTTTAAATGGTCGCTCAGAAAGTTGTAATGTTAAGTGTCATAGTAAAACCAAACTGATCCCTGCGgttgaaagtgaaaataaacCATATCGTAGGATCCGACGTAAAGAAAGACCTAAAGAACAAGAGATAAGTTATTGCAGTAAAAACAATAGTGATGAAAGCAATGAGGACTTCACAGTTGATGACAACGACAAGATAGATGTTGACGACCATGATtgtgatgattatgatgattgA
- the LOC136897554 gene encoding uncharacterized protein isoform X1, whose translation MSTEVAVNLHLENGSYNPRPPHSPAISTAKDHNQVSNNHNEAPRRGRRTPGQWFKKYFWEGQTLNKTQNKALEELDPNAPWHKKLMVKYRLFVGIGIASGLCHIVWWTCAIKYNWFALFPDRYYMTLTMILGGCVAGMTSEGGGAVAFPVLTLAFNVSPSVARDVALMVQSCGMSAATFVIFWMRVQVEMHSIVFCFGGGVLGVILGLEFVDPYVSAKVKKMIFVCVWFAFAFALFLLNRYHKRKTYRTIPDVKPWKIIVLLCCGFVGGVFTAVVGGGVDICSFSVLTLLFRVSEKTATPTSVVMMAWTSLVGLFWRRVIQESVTLQAWNYIIVTAPVVMFMAPFGSILGTHFHRQVLAALIYILDTISLVTAFVILPLGPDLIGMSVGILIFGFAFFGVIAYLGQRMMNDIERRNADLGHVDEDGQKEIKGTANGGFSNKAYQVESSAL comes from the exons ATGAGTACCGAAGTTGCAGTCAATTTGCATCTCGAGAATGGCAGTTACAATCCAAGACCTCCTCATTCTCCTGCCATAAGCACTGCGAAAGACCATAATCAAGTCTCAAATAATCAT AATGAGGCACCTCGGCGAGGGCGAAGGACTCCGGGGCAATGGTTTAAGAAATACTTTTGGGAAG GTCAGACTTTGAACAAGACTCAAAACAAAGCTTTGGAGGAGCTTGACCCCAATGCACCATGGCACAAGAAGCTTATGGTGAAGTACCGCCTTTTCGTTGGTATCGGCATCGCGTCTGGACTTTGCCACATTGTTTGGTGGACATGCGCCATTAAATACAACTGGTTTGCTTTGTTTCCTGACAGATATTATATGACATTGACAATGATCCTTGGGGGTTGTGTTGCAG GGATGACCAGTGAAGGTGGAGGTGCAGTGGCTTTTCCCGTGTTGACCCTCGCGTTTAATGTGTCACCGTCAGTGGCACGTGACGTGGCTCTCATGGTACAGTCCTGCGGTATGTCAGCAGCGACATTTGTCATCTTCTGGATGAGGGTGCAGGTAGAGATGCATTCCATAGTCTTCTGCTTTGGCGGTGGTGTCTTGGGCGTGATACTTGGACTGGAGTTTGTTGATCCCTATGTCAGTGCAAAGGTGAAGAAAATGATATTCGTCTGCGTATGGTTTGCATTTGCCTTCGCCCTCTTCCTTCTAAACCGTTACCACAAGCGCAAGACCTACAGGACCATCCCTGACGTCAAGCCATGGAAGATAATCGTTCTCCTGTGTTGTGGATTTGTCGGTGGAGTCTTCACAGCTGTTGTCGGCGGTGGTGTTGACATCTGTAGCTTCAGCGTGTTGACGCTGCTCTTCCGTGTGTCTGAGAAGACGGCCACGCCAACATCAGTTGTCATGATGGCATGGACCTCTCTTGTGGGTCTGTTCTGGCGCCGTGTCATCCAAGAATCAGTCACTCTTCAGGCATGGAACTACATTATTGTGACCGCCCCAGTCGTTATGTTTATGGCTCCTTTTGGCTCAATCCTTGGAACTCACTTCCATCGTCAAGTTCTCGCTGCCTTAATCTACATCTTGGATACCATATCTCTGGTCACTGCCTTTGTCATCCTGCCTCTCGGCCCTGATCTAATCGGCATGTCAGTCGGCATATTGATTTTCGGTTTCGCCTTCTTTGGTGTCATTGCCTATTTAGGTCAACGAATGATGAATGATATTGAACGGAGAAATGCAGACCTGGGGCACGTGGACGAGGATGGTCAGAAAGAAATAAAGGGGACTGCGAATGGAGGCTTTTCAAACAAAGCATATCAAGTGGAGTCTTCTGCTTTGTAA
- the LOC136897554 gene encoding uncharacterized protein isoform X2, protein MVKYRLFVGIGIASGLCHIVWWTCAIKYNWFALFPDRYYMTLTMILGGCVAGMTSEGGGAVAFPVLTLAFNVSPSVARDVALMVQSCGMSAATFVIFWMRVQVEMHSIVFCFGGGVLGVILGLEFVDPYVSAKVKKMIFVCVWFAFAFALFLLNRYHKRKTYRTIPDVKPWKIIVLLCCGFVGGVFTAVVGGGVDICSFSVLTLLFRVSEKTATPTSVVMMAWTSLVGLFWRRVIQESVTLQAWNYIIVTAPVVMFMAPFGSILGTHFHRQVLAALIYILDTISLVTAFVILPLGPDLIGMSVGILIFGFAFFGVIAYLGQRMMNDIERRNADLGHVDEDGQKEIKGTANGGFSNKAYQVESSAL, encoded by the exons ATGGTGAAGTACCGCCTTTTCGTTGGTATCGGCATCGCGTCTGGACTTTGCCACATTGTTTGGTGGACATGCGCCATTAAATACAACTGGTTTGCTTTGTTTCCTGACAGATATTATATGACATTGACAATGATCCTTGGGGGTTGTGTTGCAG GGATGACCAGTGAAGGTGGAGGTGCAGTGGCTTTTCCCGTGTTGACCCTCGCGTTTAATGTGTCACCGTCAGTGGCACGTGACGTGGCTCTCATGGTACAGTCCTGCGGTATGTCAGCAGCGACATTTGTCATCTTCTGGATGAGGGTGCAGGTAGAGATGCATTCCATAGTCTTCTGCTTTGGCGGTGGTGTCTTGGGCGTGATACTTGGACTGGAGTTTGTTGATCCCTATGTCAGTGCAAAGGTGAAGAAAATGATATTCGTCTGCGTATGGTTTGCATTTGCCTTCGCCCTCTTCCTTCTAAACCGTTACCACAAGCGCAAGACCTACAGGACCATCCCTGACGTCAAGCCATGGAAGATAATCGTTCTCCTGTGTTGTGGATTTGTCGGTGGAGTCTTCACAGCTGTTGTCGGCGGTGGTGTTGACATCTGTAGCTTCAGCGTGTTGACGCTGCTCTTCCGTGTGTCTGAGAAGACGGCCACGCCAACATCAGTTGTCATGATGGCATGGACCTCTCTTGTGGGTCTGTTCTGGCGCCGTGTCATCCAAGAATCAGTCACTCTTCAGGCATGGAACTACATTATTGTGACCGCCCCAGTCGTTATGTTTATGGCTCCTTTTGGCTCAATCCTTGGAACTCACTTCCATCGTCAAGTTCTCGCTGCCTTAATCTACATCTTGGATACCATATCTCTGGTCACTGCCTTTGTCATCCTGCCTCTCGGCCCTGATCTAATCGGCATGTCAGTCGGCATATTGATTTTCGGTTTCGCCTTCTTTGGTGTCATTGCCTATTTAGGTCAACGAATGATGAATGATATTGAACGGAGAAATGCAGACCTGGGGCACGTGGACGAGGATGGTCAGAAAGAAATAAAGGGGACTGCGAATGGAGGCTTTTCAAACAAAGCATATCAAGTGGAGTCTTCTGCTTTGTAA